The genomic window TGGTGGCGCCGTTGATGGCGCGAACCTTGGCAATGGCATTTTCGCCGCCGAGGGCGAGCATCACGGACGGGCCCTTGGTCATGTAGGCTTCGAGTTCCGGGAAGAACGGCTTTTCCACGTGTTCGGCGTAGAAACCGCGAGCATCAGCAGAGGTCATCTGGTGCATCTTCACGGCGCAGACGGAGAGGCCTGCAGCGATGTAACGGTCGATAATGCGTCCAATGAGGCCAGACTTGACTGCATTGGGCTTGATCATTGCAAATGTCATTTC from Fibrobacter sp. UWB15 includes these protein-coding regions:
- the ndk gene encoding nucleoside-diphosphate kinase, coding for MEMTFAMIKPNAVKSGLIGRIIDRYIAAGLSVCAVKMHQMTSADARGFYAEHVEKPFFPELEAYMTKGPSVMLALGGENAIAKVRAINGATNPAKAEPGTLRYDFAPSMTENVVHSSDSPESAKRELDFWFKEDERYAYEMPSLKACCVL